The following nucleotide sequence is from Basilea psittacipulmonis DSM 24701.
TTTTTGCATGGCAGGCAAATAATCGGGAGCACTTCTATCTGAACGTTCTTGCATAAGAATAAGGCTCAAACGATCTTTTGCAGATTGGGCGGAAGATGCCTTTTTGCGACCTGAAGTAAAGAGATCAAATAGTCCCATTATTTACCTCCAAAAATTCGTTTCATCAGACTAGGTTTCACGTATTCAGTGAAACGCATTGGACGCTGTTCACCAAGGTAGCGAGCCACAATATCCGAATAGGCTTCAGATACATCCGTATCTTTCAGCAAAATAGCAGGTGTCCCTGTGTTAGAAGCCAAAAGAATGTTCTCAGACTCTGGAATAACGCCGATTAAATCGATATGGAGAATGTCCTCAATATCTTTTATTGAAAGCATTTCACCGTCTTCAACGCGTTTAGGATTATAACGAGTTAACACAAGGAATTCTTTGACAGGCTCGACACCTTCTTCAGCACGTTTTGTTTTAGCACTAAGAATACCAAGAATACGGTCTGAATCACGTACAGAAGAGACTTCAGGGTTCGTGACCACGAGTGCATCATCGGCAAAATAAGCAGCCATCAATGCACCTGTTTCGATACCAGCAGGTGAGTCGCAAACGATATATTCAAAGCCCATTTTTTTCAATTCATCGATTACACGTCCTACACCCTCTTTACTGAGTGCATCTTTGTCACGTGTTTGAGAAGCGGGAAGAATGTATAAATTTTCGATCTGCTTGTCTTTAATCAGTGCCTGTTTGAGACTTGCTTCGCCTTGAATTACATTCACAAAATCATAAACAACGCGACGCTCGCAACCCATGATTAAATCTAGGTTACGCAAACCAACGTCAAAATCGATAACCGCTGTTTTATGACCTCGTAAAGCTAAACCAGCTGAAAAACTAGCACTTGTGGTGGTTTTTCCCACACCACCTTTTCCTGATGTGACAACGATAACTCGAGCCATGAAGTTTATCCCTTTATACAAAAAAACTGTGAATATTTTAACATTTAAAAGCCTTATAAAAACGATTTTCTAAGCGGATAAGCACTTAAAAATATTTTTAAAAACAGTAGAAACGATTGATGAATAATTCATGAGTTATGTGGATGATCAAAATGAATCATGTCCATATCAGCCAGTAAATAATTAAGCATTGCCTAAATGTCGTTGTGGCAAGGGTGAGATGAGAAAAGGGGCGTTGTTGTAAAGATAGGATGAGGAAGTGATGGTGTGGCAAGGGTGAGGTGAGGAAAGGGACGTTGTTGTAAAGATAGGATGAGGAAGTGATGGTGTGGCAAGGGTGGGATGAGGAAAGGGGCATTGTTGTAAAGATGGCATGAGGAAGTGATGGTGTGGCAAGGGTGAGATGAGAAAAAGGACGTTGTTGTAAAGATGGGATGAGGAAGTGATGGTGTGGCAAGGGTGAGGTGAGGAAAGGGGCATTGTTGTAAAGATGTGATGAGGAAGTGATGGTGTGGCAAGGGTGAGGTGAGGAAAGGGACGTTGTTGTAAAGATAGGATGAGGAAGTGATGGTGTGGCAAGGGTGAGATGAGAAAAAGGGCATTGTTGTAAAGATGGGATGAGAAAGTGATGGTGTGGCAAAAAAGGACCTGAAAATATGGGGTTTGGCACTTGATTTCTCATGGATAACTGAATGATCTGATAGAGGAAAAGTAAGTAGTTTTACTTGCGTAGTTGCACGCAGGTAAGGGGCTTGATTTAGGCATAAGTTTATAGAACGTTAACAAAATGAGGATTTTTGATGATGTCAGTCATAAAAGTGATGCGATATGATGAAAAGTCACTTTGATAAAAAGGAGAAAAAAGGGGAGTTTGCTTATGACTCAAGGGATGATTGCAATTGTTCAAACCGTCAATAATAAAGAATCTGTGCGGTTTTTGGAGAAGCATTTAGGAAAAAATAATTGTCGTGTTATTTTTGTCGAAACCACAAAAGATGATGATATGGTGTCTTGCATTTCACAGAGTTTGCATGGAATAACAGCTGTATTAATACCTGTGACGATTGCCGATTTGTCATATATCAGAACACAGTTATGTTATCGTTCGTCGCCCCTGACATCGCCTTTGATTTGTTTGGGTTTTGGTGTGTCAAGTGCTGTTTTTGAAGATTTAATGCGGTATGGTATTGCGGATTTTATTCAAGATGGTACTCAAGTCAATGAGATAAAAGTGCGTTTAAAGGTGTTGAAATATCGCGGTGTATTTCTCGGTCCAGGATATGAAAATACCTCGCAACGCTTGTCTTATCATGTTCAGTCAAAAACGATTGAAACTCAAGTTGAGTCGTCTCAGTCATTACATCTTAAAGACTCTTTATCCTATCACCAATCACAAGATTTTTACGATGTGTTATGCCGTGAACATGACTATAATTCAGCAAAAAGGCAGATGATAGAATGTTTTGATCGAGGTTATTTATCAGCGATGTTGAGCTGGCAAAGAGGAAATATTTCTCAAGCAGCTATCCATGCAGGCAAGAATAGACGAGCGTTTTGGGAATTGATGCGTAAATATCAAATTGATGGGCAAGCCTATCGCGAGTTATCGTAAAAAGGAGAAGAGGTTTAACAAAATTGCAGTGATCGAAATAGGCAGGATAAGCTGTGTGGTAGGTGTGGATGGGCCACTATTGTAGGTGGAGATAAAGGGAGGAGCTTTGTGCGTTTATCCATAATCGCGAGTTATCGTAAAAAGGAGAAGAGGTTTAACAAAATTGCAGTGATTGAAGTAGGTAAGATAAGCTGTGTGGTAGGCGTGAATGGGCCACTATTGTAGGTAGTGATAAAAGGAGGGGTGAGCTTTTAATAATCACGTGGATGCCTTAACGGGACAACTATTGTAGGTGGTAATAAAAGTGTGGTTCAGCTTTGTATGTTTTATCGATAAATTCTGCGTGAATCTTAAATCACGGTTAAAATAGTCTCTTTTGAAGAATAGAACGATAAGGAAAGAGTTTATGACCCAGCTTAAAAATGATGTTTTTTTAAGAGCTTTGTTACGCCAACCTGTACCTTATACGCCAGTATGGCTAATGCGTCAGGCAGGACGTTATCTACCTGAATATCGTGAAACACGTGCTAAAGCTGGTTCATTCTTGGGTTTGGCAAAAAATCCTGAATTGGCTTGTGAAGTGACGGTACAGCCTATTGAACGTTATCCATTAGATGCGGCTATTTTATTTTCTGATATTTTAATGATTCCTGATGCCATGGGCTTGGGCTTATCATTTGTGGCAGGCGAAGGCCCCCAATTTTCTCACCCTGTTAATCATGAAGAAGCTGTTGCGAAACTGGCGGTGCCTGATATGCAAGAAATGCAATATGTTTTTGATGCGGTCAAGCTTATCCGTCACGAATTAAACGGTCGTGTTCCATTGATTGGTTTTGCAGGAAGTCCTTGGACAGTCGCTTGTTATATGGTTGAGGGCGGTTCATCAAAAGAGTACGCAACGATTAAAACGATGATGTATTCAAGGCCAGATTTATTGCATCGAATTTTACAAATTACAGCAAAAACGACGTGTGAATACTTAAATGCACAGATTCATGCGGGTGTTCAAGCGGTCATGATTTTTGATAGTTGGGGAGGTGCATTAGCCGATACCTATTATCAGAAGTTTTCATTGGCGTATATGAAACAAATTGTCGATGGTTTGGATCGTCATTATCAAGGGCAAACTATTCCTGTTATTGTATTTACCAAAGGTGGTGGCCTATGGTTGGAAGACATTGCACAATCAGGTTGTGATGCAATTGGTGTGGACTGGACGGTTAATTTATCTCAAGCACGTCAACGTGTTCAAGATGCAGTCGCCTTACAAGGAAATATTGATCCGATGTGCTTGTTTGCTGATGAACAGGCTATTCGAGCTGAAGCACGCCGTGTGATCGATGATTTTGGTGTGGTAGGCAAAGGTGGACATGTATTTAATTTGGGACATGGCATTTCTCAACATACCGATCCAGAAAAAGTAGCCGCATTGATTGACGAGGTTCATGAGTATAGTCGTGCGATGCACAAGTAAAAACGACAGGTAATACATTGGTTTCAAGATAAACAGGCTGTCATGAATAATATTGAGAATTGCCAATGAAGTGGGTAGAAGTCGTTCTGGATGTGCCATTAAGAAATCGCTTTGTGTATCGTTGCAGTGATGAACGAACGGCGGTGGGATATCGAGTATTGGTGCCGTTTGGACACAGAACACTGGTGGGTATTATTGTGGATATGCCTACGCAGATTGACTTCCCAGAAGATCAGATTAAAGATGTGATTCAAGTGATCACGGATTTGCCACCCTTTGATCATCATTGGATCGCTTTTTCAAAATTTGCCGCGAAGTATTATCAACGTCCTTTGGGCGAGGTGATGGTTTCTAGCTTGCCAGCACCGTTAAGAAAGGCGATAGCTTATCAAGATAAGTTAGCTGAAAAAAGTCCTGTTTACCGTGCGGATAAATCGCAAGAAAAAAAGATTAAACAATTAATCCAGACCTACACAGAAACGGCACCAGCGTTTGTTTTGAATGATGAGCAAGAACGTGCCGTGAATGTCGTGCTACAAGAAAAAAATGCCCATACTTATCTTTTGTTTGGCGTGACAGGAAGCGGTAAAACAGAGGTGTATTTGCGATTAATCCAAAACTGTTTAGAACAAGGTAAGCAGGCCTTGTTTTTAGTGCCTGAAATTAATCTCACCCCTCAATTTGAAAGCCAGTTAAGAAAAAGATTGGGAAATATCGTCAAACAAAATGAAATTGCGGTGTTGCATAGTAATCTTTCTGAGGGACAAAGGGTTAAAACATGGTCGGATGCACAAAGGGGCAATATTAAGTTATTACTAGGCACGAGATTATCTATTTTTTCACCTTTGTTTAATTTAGGTTTAATCGTGGTGGATGAGGAACATGATCTGTCTTACAAACAACAAGAGGGGATACGTTATTCAGCTAGGGATTTAGCGGTTTATCGCGGTAGGCAATTAGACATTCCAGTGGTGTTGGGTTCTGCAACTCCCTCATTGGAATCGTGGCATAATGCGATGACGGGGAAGTATCAATTATTGGAACTAAAACAAAGGGCCGTATCGGCTTGTTTGCCTGAAATTAAGTTGGTGCCTACTCGTAAAGACCAGATGCAAGGCGGTTTTTCTTTAACGTGTTTGCATGAGATAGATGCGTGTTTGTCGCGAAAAGAACAAGTGCTGGTATTTATCAATCGGCGTGGATATGCCCCTGTATTAACGTGTTCAAGCTGTGAGTGGGTGAGCGAATGCCCTAATTGTACGGCTTATATGGTGCTACATCAGTCGTCTTCAGGCAAGTATTTACAGTGCCATCATTGTGGTCATCGTCAACAAGTACCATTTAAATGCCCTGATTGCGGGAATATTGATTTAATCACATTGGGCTACGGTACTCAAAAAGTAACTGAATTTTTACAACAACGTTATCCCCAAGCAAAAGTCGTGAGAATTGATGCAGATAGTACGCGTCAAAAAGGCAGTGCTCAAGCCCTATTTGAACAGGTTCATCATCATGAAGTGGATATTTTGGTCGGCACTCAGATGATTACAAAAGGTCATGATTTTAAAACGGTTGGAGCGGTGATAGTGTTAGGGGCGGATTTTGGTTTGTTCAGTGCAGACTTTCGATCTTCAGAAAGACTTTTTGATCAACTAATCCAAGTATCAGGCCGTGCAGGAAGACATCAACAGGGTTCTAACGTCTGGATTCAAACAGATTATCCTCATCATATGTTATATCAGAACTTAATCAAACATGATTATGTTGGGTTTTCAAAGACGTTGTTGGAAGAACGAGAAGAGGCAATGTTACCTCCTTTTTCTTATCAATGTTTGTTGTTGTCCCAAGATAAACATTTAGACAAAGTCTTGGCATTTTTGACAGATGTAAAACAATCGTTTGAACAAGAGGCGGTGGGTGAGTTTGCAAAGATTGAATGTTATGATCCCGTACCGCTAAAACTGATGCGTGTGGATAATATTGAACGTGCACAATTGTTGATAGAATCTATGTCTCGCCCTTTGTTACAAACATTTTTCTCGTCATTCATTTTAACCATCGAA
It contains:
- the minE gene encoding cell division topological specificity factor MinE; this translates as MGLFDLFTSGRKKASSAQSAKDRLSLILMQERSDRSAPDYLPAMQKELLEVISKYININPEDISVEVNKDGNIDLIQLKVELPDHH
- the minD gene encoding septum site-determining protein MinD, translating into MARVIVVTSGKGGVGKTTTSASFSAGLALRGHKTAVIDFDVGLRNLDLIMGCERRVVYDFVNVIQGEASLKQALIKDKQIENLYILPASQTRDKDALSKEGVGRVIDELKKMGFEYIVCDSPAGIETGALMAAYFADDALVVTNPEVSSVRDSDRILGILSAKTKRAEEGVEPVKEFLVLTRYNPKRVEDGEMLSIKDIEDILHIDLIGVIPESENILLASNTGTPAILLKDTDVSEAYSDIVARYLGEQRPMRFTEYVKPSLMKRIFGGK
- the hemE gene encoding uroporphyrinogen decarboxylase; the protein is MTQLKNDVFLRALLRQPVPYTPVWLMRQAGRYLPEYRETRAKAGSFLGLAKNPELACEVTVQPIERYPLDAAILFSDILMIPDAMGLGLSFVAGEGPQFSHPVNHEEAVAKLAVPDMQEMQYVFDAVKLIRHELNGRVPLIGFAGSPWTVACYMVEGGSSKEYATIKTMMYSRPDLLHRILQITAKTTCEYLNAQIHAGVQAVMIFDSWGGALADTYYQKFSLAYMKQIVDGLDRHYQGQTIPVIVFTKGGGLWLEDIAQSGCDAIGVDWTVNLSQARQRVQDAVALQGNIDPMCLFADEQAIRAEARRVIDDFGVVGKGGHVFNLGHGISQHTDPEKVAALIDEVHEYSRAMHK
- a CDS encoding primosomal protein N'; amino-acid sequence: MKWVEVVLDVPLRNRFVYRCSDERTAVGYRVLVPFGHRTLVGIIVDMPTQIDFPEDQIKDVIQVITDLPPFDHHWIAFSKFAAKYYQRPLGEVMVSSLPAPLRKAIAYQDKLAEKSPVYRADKSQEKKIKQLIQTYTETAPAFVLNDEQERAVNVVLQEKNAHTYLLFGVTGSGKTEVYLRLIQNCLEQGKQALFLVPEINLTPQFESQLRKRLGNIVKQNEIAVLHSNLSEGQRVKTWSDAQRGNIKLLLGTRLSIFSPLFNLGLIVVDEEHDLSYKQQEGIRYSARDLAVYRGRQLDIPVVLGSATPSLESWHNAMTGKYQLLELKQRAVSACLPEIKLVPTRKDQMQGGFSLTCLHEIDACLSRKEQVLVFINRRGYAPVLTCSSCEWVSECPNCTAYMVLHQSSSGKYLQCHHCGHRQQVPFKCPDCGNIDLITLGYGTQKVTEFLQQRYPQAKVVRIDADSTRQKGSAQALFEQVHHHEVDILVGTQMITKGHDFKTVGAVIVLGADFGLFSADFRSSERLFDQLIQVSGRAGRHQQGSNVWIQTDYPHHMLYQNLIKHDYVGFSKTLLEEREEAMLPPFSYQCLLLSQDKHLDKVLAFLTDVKQSFEQEAVGEFAKIECYDPVPLKLMRVDNIERAQLLIESMSRPLLQTFFSSFILTIEKLAKKHKVKYVLEVDPQSI